A single genomic interval of Fusobacterium varium harbors:
- a CDS encoding ABC transporter substrate-binding protein gives MKKIVYILLSLVFFTLSFGSENLEEVRYKKIISMSMAGDEILYDLVPHDRILGMSGHSNTSEMKSVLNKKLDKFNKFDNNVEKIIEAEPDIVVAGDWLKREIVLQLEDADINVYIYKTPRSFEEIQDLIRELGSVLDCEEKSQEIIDDMNTRLLKVQERIKGLNRETPRVLEYSYSESTNGKGSVFGDMLQKVFAENIASENGIYRSAKISKEKVIELDPEIIISPTWEDVEITKKNDNVALDFLTKDISCQDIKAVKDKKVYVIPGKYIYIYSQYIIEGIEELAELIYQFEEEK, from the coding sequence ATGAAAAAGATAGTCTATATTCTATTATCTTTAGTTTTTTTTACATTGAGTTTTGGAAGTGAAAATTTAGAGGAAGTGAGATATAAAAAAATTATTTCTATGTCTATGGCAGGAGATGAAATTTTATATGATTTAGTGCCACATGATAGAATTTTAGGAATGAGTGGACACAGCAATACAAGTGAGATGAAATCTGTATTAAATAAAAAATTGGATAAATTTAATAAGTTTGATAACAATGTGGAAAAAATAATTGAGGCTGAACCTGATATAGTTGTTGCTGGAGATTGGTTAAAGAGAGAGATTGTTTTGCAATTGGAAGATGCTGATATCAATGTTTATATTTATAAAACACCGAGATCTTTTGAGGAGATACAAGATTTAATTAGAGAGTTAGGAAGTGTTTTAGATTGTGAGGAAAAAAGCCAAGAGATAATTGATGATATGAATACTCGTCTTTTGAAAGTTCAAGAGAGAATAAAAGGGCTAAATAGAGAGACACCAAGAGTTTTAGAATATTCTTATTCAGAGAGTACAAATGGAAAGGGAAGTGTTTTTGGAGATATGCTCCAAAAAGTTTTTGCTGAAAATATTGCTAGTGAAAATGGAATCTATAGATCTGCAAAAATTTCAAAAGAAAAGGTAATTGAATTAGATCCAGAGATTATTATATCTCCAACTTGGGAAGATGTTGAGATAACAAAAAAGAATGACAATGTGGCTCTTGATTTTTTAACAAAAGATATCAGTTGTCAAGATATAAAAGCTGTAAAAGATAAAAAAGTCTATGTAATTCCCGGAAAATATATCTATATCTACTCTCAATATATCATTGAGGGGATAGAGGAATTAGCTGAATTAATATATCAATTTGAAGAAGAAAAATGA
- a CDS encoding TonB-dependent receptor: MKKISFLLFAILATSALAKETTTVASTKLDETVISTENFGMSVLETPKNVTVITAEDIEKSGAQDIVEAVRAVPGMYLSGTGGQDFKTDILFRGQVPGKSGQNILVLVDGSSINSTTDTGDFNLNLVPIDTVERIEIVPNGGNVLYGEGAVAGVINIITKEAQNKKYYGQVGADAGNYTRNYKVNFGSKITDRFAVEATYLDKLTDGYKHHSERDTEYVEVKSKYKFDNGNLTLSYSNGEVNSKFSGAVDKKDKRKSNSTTEAKETLDVFKLKYDTKLTNNLEFMVNGDYKHRKYSSTSEKDKKVNGVTIKQRVPSTDRDTKTYYINPQIKYNYWDKSYLVIGGDFSKGESDYQSQSHTSTGSKTTNTFTNRKSIGGFVINNLKYDDFQFTQGFRHQRIEYDLENRNAPSKSFDHTFNAQAYELTGTYFANDTSSIFLSYNRAFRAPTAGEAGSWNTIHSNLDIQTSDTIELGGKTLWNNFYLSSSIFHSKTEKEIFYLTKASGEQSSNYNFPDPILRTGVEIATEQYFDKLTLKQSFSYTHHEIDGGKYDGKKVPGLPNIMASIGFNYELIDNLNINTTLFYRGSSYAQYDYHNKLGKQGGYSEINLNVNYTLENGLTLFGGVNNLFDKEYYYAKAGTSKDTLSYYAGNRRSYFVGFKYNF, translated from the coding sequence ATGAAAAAAATATCTTTTTTACTTTTTGCTATTTTAGCAACATCTGCTTTAGCAAAAGAAACTACAACTGTGGCTAGTACAAAACTTGATGAAACTGTTATTTCTACTGAAAACTTTGGAATGAGTGTTTTAGAAACACCTAAAAATGTTACCGTTATCACTGCTGAAGATATTGAAAAAAGTGGAGCACAAGATATAGTAGAGGCTGTTAGAGCTGTTCCGGGAATGTATCTAAGTGGTACTGGAGGACAAGACTTTAAAACTGACATTCTTTTTAGAGGGCAAGTTCCGGGAAAATCTGGACAAAATATCTTAGTTTTAGTTGATGGTAGCTCTATCAATAGTACAACTGATACTGGAGATTTTAACTTAAACTTAGTTCCTATCGACACTGTTGAAAGAATTGAGATTGTTCCTAATGGTGGAAATGTTCTTTATGGAGAGGGAGCAGTGGCTGGAGTTATTAACATAATAACAAAAGAGGCTCAAAATAAAAAATATTATGGACAAGTAGGAGCTGATGCTGGAAACTATACAAGAAACTACAAAGTTAATTTTGGTTCTAAAATAACTGATAGATTTGCTGTTGAAGCTACTTATTTAGACAAATTAACTGATGGATATAAACACCATTCTGAAAGAGATACTGAATATGTAGAGGTTAAATCAAAATATAAATTTGATAATGGAAATTTAACTTTAAGTTACAGCAATGGAGAAGTAAACTCTAAATTCTCTGGTGCAGTGGATAAAAAAGATAAAAGAAAAAGCAATTCTACAACTGAAGCAAAAGAAACTTTAGATGTTTTCAAATTAAAATATGATACTAAACTTACTAATAATTTAGAATTTATGGTAAATGGAGATTATAAACATAGAAAGTATTCATCTACAAGTGAAAAAGATAAAAAAGTTAATGGAGTTACTATTAAACAAAGAGTTCCAAGCACAGATAGAGACACAAAAACTTACTATATCAATCCACAAATTAAGTATAATTACTGGGATAAATCATACTTAGTAATAGGAGGAGACTTCTCTAAGGGAGAATCTGATTATCAATCTCAAAGCCACACAAGTACTGGTTCTAAAACAACAAATACTTTTACTAATAGAAAATCTATTGGTGGTTTTGTTATCAACAATTTAAAATATGATGATTTCCAATTTACTCAAGGATTTAGACATCAAAGAATTGAATATGATTTAGAAAATAGAAATGCTCCATCAAAAAGTTTTGATCACACTTTCAATGCTCAAGCTTATGAATTAACAGGAACATACTTTGCAAATGATACATCTTCTATATTCCTATCATACAATAGAGCATTTAGAGCCCCTACTGCTGGAGAGGCTGGAAGTTGGAACACTATTCACTCTAACTTAGATATTCAAACTTCAGACACAATAGAGTTAGGTGGAAAAACACTTTGGAATAACTTCTATCTTTCAAGTTCTATTTTCCATAGTAAAACTGAAAAGGAGATTTTCTATTTAACTAAAGCAAGTGGAGAGCAATCAAGCAACTATAATTTCCCTGATCCAATATTAAGAACAGGAGTTGAAATTGCAACAGAACAATATTTTGATAAATTAACTTTAAAACAAAGCTTTAGTTATACACACCATGAAATTGATGGTGGTAAATATGATGGCAAAAAAGTTCCTGGGTTACCTAATATTATGGCAAGTATAGGGTTTAATTATGAACTTATTGATAACTTAAATATCAATACAACTTTATTCTACAGAGGAAGTTCATATGCTCAATATGATTACCACAACAAACTTGGTAAACAAGGTGGATATAGTGAAATCAACTTAAATGTAAATTATACTTTAGAAAATGGACTTACTCTTTTTGGTGGGGTTAATAACCTATTTGATAAAGAGTACTACTATGCAAAAGCTGGAACAAGTAAAGATACTCTTTCTTACTATGCTGGAAATAGAAGAAGTTATTTTGTAGGATTTAAATATAATTTTTAA